The following proteins come from a genomic window of Streptomyces sp. NBC_01716:
- a CDS encoding carbohydrate ABC transporter permease, which translates to MALKSISRPRRWRDAGAAVSMVVPAVLIYAALLVVPVVYAVYYSFTEYNGFPSRVPEFVGLENYRHIFDSDDMTRTMVVTAVVAVVGAIVVNLAALGLALLLQRTNRFNTFGRVVMFYPHVLSALVVGFLWQAILGPQGVVNTMLEKVGTDSLPFLSDPDWALWSMITVIAWSLFGVQLILYLAGLQAVSADLLEAARLDGAGRWQTFRAVTWPSLASTVTVAVLTSGISLLKTYDVVVSLTGGGPAGSTKTLAYSILAVSFPQRDIGLASAQAVLLILAAAVLSLTVLVLRRRAEDDAESIG; encoded by the coding sequence ATGGCACTGAAATCCATTTCGAGGCCGCGGAGATGGCGCGACGCCGGCGCTGCCGTCAGCATGGTCGTCCCCGCGGTGCTCATCTACGCCGCTCTGCTGGTCGTCCCGGTGGTCTACGCCGTCTACTACAGCTTCACCGAGTACAACGGATTCCCCAGCCGGGTCCCCGAGTTCGTCGGTCTGGAGAACTACCGGCACATCTTCGACTCCGACGACATGACGCGCACCATGGTGGTCACCGCCGTGGTGGCCGTGGTGGGCGCGATCGTGGTGAACCTCGCGGCTCTGGGGCTCGCGCTGCTCCTGCAACGCACCAACCGGTTCAACACCTTCGGCCGCGTGGTCATGTTCTATCCGCACGTGCTCAGCGCGTTGGTCGTCGGCTTCCTGTGGCAGGCCATCCTCGGGCCGCAGGGCGTGGTCAACACCATGCTGGAGAAGGTCGGCACCGACAGCCTGCCCTTCCTCAGCGACCCCGACTGGGCACTCTGGTCGATGATCACCGTCATCGCCTGGTCCCTGTTCGGCGTCCAGCTGATCCTCTATCTGGCAGGCCTCCAGGCCGTGTCGGCGGACCTGCTGGAGGCGGCGAGGCTCGACGGCGCGGGCAGATGGCAGACGTTCCGTGCCGTCACCTGGCCCTCGCTCGCCTCCACGGTGACGGTCGCCGTGCTCACCTCGGGCATCTCGCTCCTCAAGACGTACGACGTCGTGGTGTCGCTGACCGGAGGCGGCCCCGCGGGGTCCACCAAGACCCTCGCCTACTCGATCCTCGCGGTCTCGTTCCCGCAGCGGGACATCGGCCTCGCATCGGCGCAGGCCGTGCTGCTGATCCTCGCGGCCGCGGTCCTGTCCCTCACGGTCCTCGTCCTGCGCAGGCGCGCCGAGGACGACGCGGAGTCCATCGGATGA
- a CDS encoding aldo/keto reductase: protein MRTRVCPRSPVLTELGLGAAQLGNLARVTSDEDARGAVDSAWESGVRYFDTAPHYGLGLSERRLGAALARRPREEYTVSTKVGRLLEPSPETAHLLDDGGFAVPAAFRRSWDFSRDGVLRSLEGSLERLGLDHIDVVYLHDPDEHWQAASTTGFDALVELRDQGVVKAVGAGMNQAAMLTEFVRHCDTDIVMVAGRHTLLDHSAQAELLPLARERGVGVVAAAVYNSGLLAAPRPPAGAGYDYRPASPELTRRATAIADVCERHGITLPEAALAYPLLHPGVTSVVLGARDAGQSRTNADRLTACVPDALWDELTALGLLPEGPPTPTRAAV from the coding sequence ATGCGTACCCGCGTCTGCCCGCGCTCCCCCGTGCTGACCGAACTCGGCCTCGGAGCGGCCCAGCTGGGGAACCTCGCTCGCGTGACCAGCGACGAGGACGCCCGGGGCGCCGTCGACTCGGCCTGGGAAAGCGGTGTCCGGTACTTCGACACGGCTCCGCACTACGGACTCGGGCTCTCCGAACGCCGCCTGGGTGCCGCGCTCGCGCGGCGGCCCCGCGAGGAGTACACCGTCTCCACCAAGGTGGGGCGGCTGCTGGAGCCGAGTCCGGAGACCGCGCATCTCCTCGACGACGGCGGATTCGCAGTGCCCGCGGCGTTCCGCCGGAGCTGGGACTTCAGCAGGGACGGAGTCCTGCGCTCGCTGGAGGGCAGCCTGGAACGCCTCGGCCTCGACCACATCGACGTCGTCTACCTCCACGACCCGGACGAACACTGGCAGGCGGCGTCCACCACGGGCTTCGACGCCCTCGTGGAACTCCGGGACCAAGGTGTGGTGAAGGCGGTGGGCGCGGGCATGAACCAGGCCGCGATGCTCACGGAGTTCGTCCGCCACTGCGACACCGACATCGTCATGGTGGCCGGCCGTCACACCCTGCTCGACCACTCCGCCCAGGCCGAACTGCTGCCGCTCGCCCGGGAGCGCGGCGTGGGCGTCGTCGCTGCGGCGGTCTACAACTCCGGGCTGCTCGCGGCGCCGCGTCCGCCGGCCGGCGCCGGCTACGACTACCGGCCCGCCTCCCCCGAACTGACCCGCCGTGCCACCGCCATTGCTGACGTCTGCGAACGCCACGGCATCACCCTGCCGGAGGCCGCCCTCGCCTACCCCCTGCTCCATCCCGGGGTCACGTCGGTGGTGCTCGGCGCCCGGGACGCCGGCCAGTCCCGGACCAACGCCGACCGGCTGACGGCCTGCGTACCCGACGCGCTCTGGGACGAACTGACCGCGCTCGGACTACTTCCCGAAGGCCCTCCGACGCCGACCCGCGCGGCCGTGTGA
- a CDS encoding ABC transporter substrate-binding protein codes for MSANRGSTARLASLAAMVPLTLLAACSSGTGQSGGEDGEIRMMVNLTDNLDQAYWEKLVKPFEDETGLKVKIEGPTGKSVAESFPQQLAAGTAPDVIQSIFPDDDTAPELLDLTDEDWAKDTPMFDEYALGDAHYAVGVGTQTQSLVYYNKTAFEKAGIKETPTTWDGLADDMAALKKAGYTPMQTAGDYMTGLQLQQVYHPTLNQAHPKWQSAVKDGELAVGDAYEPAFQKYARWIDAGYIAKSDVGLNPSQADGNFVAGKVGLYTNGSWFAATLDKAGKLPFEVGVFSPPVEDGESHPGPQGATMANPYMVSKDATDADGAKQLVEYLVTDPAAVETQLGSDGVFRQGSEVEQTGVDAQIQGVLDDAPELVAVGEGQGNVRLPVTGFNPKFTEVAQSLYTGASPADAAKAIDQWVDENR; via the coding sequence ATGTCTGCCAACAGAGGGAGCACGGCGCGCCTCGCCTCCCTCGCCGCCATGGTTCCGCTGACGCTCCTCGCGGCCTGCTCCTCGGGTACCGGCCAGTCCGGCGGCGAGGACGGCGAGATCCGGATGATGGTCAACCTGACCGACAACCTGGACCAGGCCTACTGGGAGAAGCTGGTCAAGCCGTTCGAGGACGAGACCGGTCTGAAGGTGAAGATCGAGGGGCCGACCGGCAAGTCCGTGGCCGAGTCCTTCCCCCAGCAGCTGGCCGCGGGGACCGCGCCCGACGTCATCCAGTCGATCTTCCCCGACGACGACACGGCGCCCGAACTGCTCGACCTGACCGACGAGGACTGGGCCAAGGACACCCCGATGTTCGACGAGTACGCCCTCGGCGACGCGCACTACGCGGTCGGTGTCGGCACCCAGACGCAGTCGCTCGTCTACTACAACAAGACCGCCTTCGAGAAGGCCGGCATCAAGGAGACCCCCACGACCTGGGACGGCCTGGCGGACGACATGGCCGCGCTGAAGAAGGCCGGTTACACGCCGATGCAGACCGCCGGGGACTACATGACCGGTCTCCAGCTCCAGCAGGTCTACCACCCCACGCTCAACCAGGCGCATCCGAAGTGGCAGAGCGCCGTCAAGGACGGAGAACTCGCCGTCGGCGACGCCTACGAGCCGGCGTTCCAGAAGTACGCGCGGTGGATAGACGCCGGCTACATAGCCAAGAGCGACGTCGGTCTCAACCCCTCGCAGGCGGACGGCAACTTCGTCGCGGGCAAGGTGGGCCTCTACACCAACGGCAGTTGGTTCGCCGCCACGCTCGACAAGGCCGGAAAGCTTCCCTTCGAGGTGGGCGTGTTCTCCCCGCCGGTCGAGGACGGCGAGAGTCACCCGGGTCCGCAGGGCGCCACCATGGCCAACCCTTACATGGTGAGCAAGGACGCCACCGACGCGGACGGCGCCAAACAACTGGTGGAGTACCTGGTCACGGACCCGGCTGCCGTGGAGACTCAGCTCGGCTCCGACGGAGTGTTCCGCCAGGGCTCCGAGGTCGAGCAGACCGGTGTCGACGCCCAGATCCAGGGTGTTCTCGACGACGCTCCCGAACTGGTCGCCGTCGGCGAGGGCCAGGGCAATGTCCGGCTGCCCGTGACGGGCTTCAACCCGAAGTTCACCGAGGTCGCGCAGAGCCTCTACACGGGAGCGAGCCCGGCGGACGCCGCCAAGGCCATCGACCAGTGGGTCGACGAGAACCGCTGA
- a CDS encoding GntR family transcriptional regulator: MKIPDPSAFPQLSREDRAALSDYSRRPPGALRLRGSIVLACAEGLTNAEVSQRLQVSPATVAKWRGRFLRLGTAGLSDAPRPGRPRSVTRQEAEAHIAGLLARAGKGAPMPSTRSLAQALGLSQSTVARIWREQAAELPEPPEPHPRHQRPRVSETGRSAPLPARRPRQLLSDHVYTLLREWIVGGELVPGQRLVESEIARRVGTSHAPPREAIKRLAYEGLVISQPHRGSYVARISERQAQDVRDIRVMFEEYVARRTAGHLDAEHTRVLAQDVALLRHAADKGDIAGFRSADMSFHRHVCEAARNDALIRLWRMIESSLWDLHVLGDPRYVGGWGALAEHHAELLDVLRSGDPDVAGPMFAAHAAGEVDGHLSDPAGAAPEDSSGQ; this comes from the coding sequence ATGAAAATTCCCGATCCGTCGGCGTTTCCGCAGCTCAGCCGGGAGGACCGGGCGGCTCTCTCGGACTACTCGCGTCGGCCGCCCGGGGCGCTCCGGCTGCGCGGCAGCATCGTCCTGGCCTGCGCCGAGGGTCTGACCAACGCGGAGGTGTCCCAGCGGCTGCAGGTCAGTCCGGCCACGGTGGCGAAGTGGCGTGGGCGCTTTCTGCGGCTGGGTACGGCCGGGCTGAGCGACGCGCCCCGGCCGGGTCGACCGCGCAGCGTCACCAGGCAGGAGGCGGAGGCGCACATCGCCGGGCTGCTGGCACGGGCCGGGAAGGGCGCGCCGATGCCCTCCACCCGCTCGCTGGCGCAGGCGCTGGGCCTGTCACAGTCCACGGTGGCGCGCATCTGGCGCGAACAGGCGGCCGAGCTCCCCGAACCACCGGAGCCACACCCCCGGCACCAGCGCCCGCGGGTGTCGGAGACCGGCAGGTCTGCGCCGCTACCCGCCCGCAGACCGCGCCAGTTGCTCTCCGACCACGTCTACACCCTGCTGCGCGAGTGGATCGTCGGCGGTGAACTCGTACCGGGCCAGCGCCTGGTGGAGTCGGAGATCGCCCGACGAGTCGGCACCAGCCACGCTCCGCCCCGCGAGGCGATCAAGCGCCTGGCGTACGAAGGGCTGGTCATCTCCCAGCCGCACCGGGGCAGTTACGTCGCACGGATCTCCGAGCGGCAGGCACAAGATGTACGCGACATACGGGTCATGTTCGAGGAGTACGTGGCCCGCCGCACGGCAGGCCACCTGGACGCCGAGCACACCAGAGTGCTGGCGCAGGACGTGGCGCTCCTGCGTCACGCGGCGGACAAGGGCGACATCGCGGGCTTCCGCAGCGCCGACATGTCGTTTCACCGGCATGTCTGCGAGGCCGCGCGCAACGACGCGTTGATCCGCCTGTGGCGCATGATCGAGTCCAGCCTGTGGGATCTGCATGTGCTGGGCGACCCGCGTTACGTCGGCGGCTGGGGCGCCCTGGCCGAGCACCACGCGGAGCTGCTGGACGTCCTGCGCTCCGGGGATCCCGATGTCGCGGGTCCGATGTTCGCCGCCCACGCGGCGGGTGAGGTGGACGGCCACCTCTCCGATCCGGCAGGGGCGGCCCCGGAGGATTCCTCCGGGCAGTGA
- a CDS encoding carbohydrate ABC transporter permease: MKKTLNSAATVRVVFITLVSLGMLVPMYILVVNAFKSQQDILANPFTLDFGSLTFQYLADAWNNPDFSILNGYGTTIALVLCVNALAMGVCAPAAYVLARTPRLISRILLFFFIAGMFIPTQVILVPVIFVLRAVGLMGTMPGLVLFMTATTVPFTLFVLFGYIRMLPRSLDEAAAIDGAGRYYTLWRIIVPLMRPILATVFILNSLSVWNDFASPQMILGPGSGVYTVTTGVYAAVGQYSTDYTKVFPTLLLAVIPILVIFVVMQRHVMSGLAAGAVKG; this comes from the coding sequence ATGAAGAAGACACTCAACTCGGCGGCCACCGTGCGAGTGGTGTTCATCACCCTGGTGTCCCTCGGCATGCTCGTGCCGATGTACATCCTGGTGGTCAACGCCTTCAAGAGCCAGCAGGACATCCTCGCCAACCCCTTCACGCTGGACTTCGGCTCCCTCACGTTCCAGTACCTCGCGGACGCCTGGAACAACCCGGACTTCAGCATCCTGAACGGGTACGGCACCACCATCGCCCTGGTGCTCTGCGTGAACGCGCTCGCGATGGGCGTGTGCGCGCCGGCGGCGTACGTACTGGCACGCACGCCGAGACTGATCTCCAGGATTCTTCTGTTCTTCTTCATCGCGGGCATGTTCATCCCGACCCAGGTGATCCTGGTGCCGGTCATCTTCGTGCTGCGCGCGGTCGGTCTGATGGGGACCATGCCGGGGCTCGTCCTGTTCATGACGGCCACCACCGTCCCGTTCACGCTGTTCGTCCTCTTCGGCTACATCAGGATGCTGCCCAGGTCGCTGGACGAGGCGGCCGCCATCGACGGGGCCGGCAGGTACTACACCCTGTGGCGGATCATCGTCCCGCTGATGCGGCCGATCCTGGCCACCGTGTTCATCCTCAACTCCCTGAGCGTCTGGAACGACTTCGCCAGCCCGCAGATGATCCTCGGCCCCGGCAGCGGCGTCTACACGGTGACCACCGGTGTGTACGCGGCCGTCGGCCAGTACTCCACGGACTACACCAAGGTGTTCCCGACACTGCTGCTCGCGGTCATCCCGATCCTGGTGATCTTCGTCGTGATGCAGCGTCACGTCATGAGCGGTCTCGCGGCGGGAGCCGTCAAGGGCTAG
- a CDS encoding hydroxyacid dehydrogenase yields the protein MTRPRAVLSMNPPRLARSLFDEDALARLHRAADIDTDLVLTELDSARSRDALAGVDILVAGWNAPVVRVAHLPYTARLRAVIYAGGVAATCLEDPAAFAARGVVAANARVANSWPVAEYALAMILLAGKRVLPAGRAYRRTRTPPDNFAVPEGFGNYRQTVGIVGASAVGRTVLDLLRPFDLDVLLYDPTLAPEEAAGLGARPVELDELMRSSQVISLHQPLTPTTRGQINGGRLALMRDGATLVNTARGAVVDQEALTAELRTGRIDAVLDVTDPEPPAADSELWTLDNVLLTPHTAGSMGGELHRIGDAVAGEVERFAAGLPFAHPEDLTFSARTRVR from the coding sequence GTGACGCGACCACGTGCCGTGCTGTCCATGAACCCCCCGCGGCTGGCCCGGTCCCTTTTCGACGAGGACGCACTCGCCCGCCTGCACCGTGCCGCCGACATCGACACGGATCTCGTTCTCACGGAGCTGGACTCCGCGCGTTCCCGGGACGCGCTGGCCGGGGTCGACATCCTGGTCGCGGGCTGGAACGCGCCCGTCGTCCGGGTCGCCCACCTGCCGTACACCGCGCGGCTGCGGGCCGTGATCTACGCGGGTGGGGTCGCCGCGACCTGTCTGGAGGACCCCGCGGCGTTCGCCGCCCGTGGAGTGGTCGCGGCCAACGCCCGCGTCGCCAACTCCTGGCCCGTGGCCGAGTACGCGCTCGCCATGATCCTGCTGGCCGGGAAGCGCGTCCTGCCGGCGGGACGCGCCTACCGGCGGACCCGGACTCCGCCGGACAACTTCGCCGTGCCCGAGGGGTTCGGCAACTACCGGCAGACCGTGGGCATCGTCGGCGCCTCCGCAGTGGGCCGCACGGTCCTCGACCTGCTGCGCCCCTTCGACCTGGACGTGCTCCTGTACGACCCTACGCTCGCGCCGGAGGAGGCCGCCGGCCTCGGCGCGCGGCCGGTGGAGCTCGACGAACTCATGAGGAGCAGCCAGGTGATCTCACTGCACCAGCCCCTGACGCCCACGACGCGGGGGCAGATCAACGGGGGGCGGCTCGCCCTGATGCGCGACGGAGCGACGCTGGTGAACACGGCACGCGGCGCCGTCGTCGACCAGGAGGCGCTGACCGCCGAACTGCGCACCGGCCGGATCGACGCCGTGCTCGACGTCACCGACCCGGAGCCGCCCGCTGCCGACAGCGAACTGTGGACGCTCGACAACGTCCTGCTCACCCCGCACACAGCCGGTTCCATGGGGGGTGAGCTGCACCGCATCGGCGACGCCGTCGCCGGCGAGGTGGAGCGGTTCGCCGCGGGACTCCCCTTCGCCCATCCCGAGGACCTGACGTTCTCGGCGCGTACGAGGGTCCGGTGA
- a CDS encoding right-handed parallel beta-helix repeat-containing protein produces the protein MSITTFVRRRSRLPLLLAAGALLVSGTTLNVPDANAKPAECKATELFVAPDGSDKAKGTKSRPFKTVEGARDHIRDKGLNRAGRMACDIHVNLRAGDYPVSRTIDFDDRDSGAGGHKVVYRSYDGAGKARVMGAAPVTGWEEYKDGVYRADVGTDKPFYTLFEDGKRATTARYPNRKADDAWAPYMTSVLKEPEKEAVRQWLYSNPGEWDAKWDLSNAQAVVWSGGSWSWFTDTVPIRDWNPVKNQMTLKYWTRYALINSRGGSRYFLQNSLDFLDQAGEYYMDFKKGHLYYKPRGDIDDAVVLRPTVKTLFNLAGADPDRRVKDISLDGLSLQYTDFVDWYRYGWISDGDSGEPQKYPEYDRQIEMPRNRFGAVTVTNSKDITLSRLHLSDTGYHAVYALFANDGLTVRDSLLENIGGDGIKIEGPYPGEGSTSNGHLLTNNYITHYGELVPGDASGIELVGTGNNTISHSHIKHSARYGVSLEVRPEVAPADNYARNNTFEYLRIEEAGLDSGDMGAFYTYGVSNVEPHTIDNHVRQVVIGDVLPDASMPDSGTRGVHMDAGGCGFSFEDIEVGQVTDQKYQSYQCNEVENANWEADYDASRMEYDKIGVTASFPYPLPEGDTQ, from the coding sequence ATGTCCATCACCACTTTCGTGCGACGAAGGTCAAGACTTCCACTGCTGCTCGCGGCCGGCGCCCTGCTGGTCAGCGGGACGACGCTGAACGTCCCCGACGCGAACGCGAAACCGGCCGAGTGCAAGGCGACCGAGCTCTTCGTCGCACCCGACGGGAGCGACAAGGCCAAGGGCACCAAGAGCCGGCCGTTCAAGACCGTCGAGGGCGCACGCGACCACATCCGCGACAAGGGACTCAACCGCGCCGGCCGGATGGCGTGCGACATCCACGTCAACCTGCGCGCCGGTGACTATCCGGTGAGCAGGACCATCGACTTCGACGACCGCGACTCGGGCGCCGGCGGACACAAGGTCGTCTACCGCTCCTACGACGGCGCGGGCAAGGCCCGGGTGATGGGCGCCGCTCCGGTCACCGGCTGGGAGGAGTACAAGGACGGCGTCTACCGCGCCGACGTCGGAACGGACAAGCCCTTCTACACCCTCTTCGAGGACGGCAAGCGCGCCACCACAGCCCGCTACCCCAACCGCAAGGCCGACGACGCGTGGGCGCCCTACATGACCTCCGTACTCAAGGAGCCGGAGAAGGAGGCCGTGCGCCAGTGGCTCTACTCCAACCCCGGTGAGTGGGACGCGAAGTGGGACCTCTCCAACGCCCAGGCCGTCGTCTGGTCGGGCGGCAGCTGGAGCTGGTTCACCGACACCGTCCCGATCCGGGACTGGAACCCGGTGAAGAACCAGATGACGCTCAAGTACTGGACCCGGTACGCGCTCATCAACTCCCGGGGCGGATCAAGGTACTTTCTGCAGAACTCGCTCGACTTCCTGGACCAGGCGGGCGAGTACTACATGGACTTCAAGAAGGGGCACCTCTACTACAAGCCGCGCGGCGACATCGACGACGCCGTCGTACTGCGGCCCACGGTGAAGACCCTGTTCAACCTGGCCGGCGCCGACCCGGACCGCCGGGTGAAGGACATCAGCCTCGACGGACTCTCCCTCCAGTACACCGACTTCGTCGACTGGTACCGCTACGGCTGGATCAGTGACGGCGACTCCGGAGAGCCGCAGAAATACCCCGAGTACGACCGGCAGATCGAGATGCCGCGCAACCGCTTCGGTGCCGTCACCGTGACCAACAGCAAGGACATCACCCTGTCCCGGCTGCACCTGTCCGACACCGGGTACCACGCGGTGTACGCCCTGTTCGCCAACGACGGGCTGACGGTCCGCGACAGCCTGCTGGAGAACATCGGCGGCGACGGCATCAAGATCGAGGGACCGTACCCAGGCGAGGGCAGCACCTCCAACGGCCACCTGCTGACCAACAACTACATCACCCACTACGGCGAACTGGTGCCCGGCGATGCCTCCGGCATCGAACTCGTCGGCACCGGCAACAACACGATCAGTCACAGCCACATCAAGCACAGCGCCCGCTACGGCGTGAGCCTCGAAGTACGGCCGGAGGTCGCGCCCGCGGACAACTACGCCCGGAACAACACCTTCGAGTACCTGCGCATCGAAGAAGCCGGCCTGGACAGCGGTGACATGGGCGCCTTCTACACCTATGGCGTCAGCAACGTCGAGCCGCACACGATCGACAACCACGTGCGACAGGTCGTCATCGGAGACGTGCTCCCGGACGCCTCCATGCCGGACAGCGGCACCCGGGGTGTGCACATGGACGCCGGCGGTTGCGGCTTCAGCTTCGAGGACATCGAAGTCGGCCAGGTCACGGACCAGAAGTACCAGAGCTACCAGTGCAACGAGGTCGAGAACGCCAACTGGGAAGCGGACTACGACGCCTCCAGGATGGAGTACGACAAGATCGGCGTCACCGCCTCCTTCCCGTACCCGCTGCCCGAGGGCGACACCCAGTGA
- a CDS encoding mandelate racemase/muconate lactonizing enzyme family protein has translation MKITGYRTLRTVHNWGRPVGDANGFVANGITEVPVLLVDTDAGLTGVGLGAHAAAESIFPAVEGHDPRAVTALYDRMLAHTFKSGHGGAVFGTIGAFDMALWDLKAKMAEEPLWRTLGAADRFVPGYASGLDIALGDDELVALYADWAERGFTSAKIKGGLDPDSDIRRLTAVAEVLRDNTRSPALMLDVNETWGRHQAVRLLARIEDQVEIAWIEEPVRRWDVAGNRAVGRAARTAVASGENLTGLEQFRPLLAADAVQVVQTGSVWGITHFLRVAVLAHGQDLPVSPVGYEGNPLAHAAAAAPNHLVTEVQDTSTPVGLTVDQVIADDGIVLGDSPGLGISVDEAALARLDGTAGWSQPAGPHVRPVAAGLRLVAESGSDGRRARADAERPTRGGQSEREASP, from the coding sequence ATCAAGATCACCGGATACCGGACCCTCCGGACCGTGCACAACTGGGGCCGCCCCGTCGGAGACGCGAACGGCTTCGTCGCGAACGGAATCACCGAAGTCCCGGTCCTGCTGGTCGACACCGACGCCGGTCTCACCGGTGTGGGGCTCGGCGCCCATGCCGCGGCGGAAAGTATCTTCCCCGCCGTCGAGGGCCACGATCCGCGCGCTGTCACCGCGCTCTACGACCGGATGCTGGCCCACACGTTCAAGAGCGGTCACGGCGGCGCCGTCTTCGGCACCATCGGCGCCTTCGACATGGCGCTCTGGGACCTCAAGGCGAAGATGGCCGAGGAGCCCCTGTGGCGCACGCTCGGCGCCGCCGACCGCTTCGTGCCCGGTTATGCCTCGGGCCTCGACATCGCGCTCGGGGACGACGAACTGGTGGCGCTGTACGCGGACTGGGCGGAACGCGGCTTCACCAGCGCCAAGATCAAGGGTGGTCTCGACCCGGACAGCGACATCCGCCGGCTGACCGCGGTGGCGGAGGTACTGCGCGACAACACCCGTTCCCCCGCCCTGATGCTGGACGTCAACGAGACCTGGGGCAGGCACCAGGCGGTCCGCCTCCTCGCCCGTATCGAGGACCAGGTCGAGATCGCCTGGATCGAGGAGCCGGTGCGCCGTTGGGACGTGGCGGGCAACCGCGCCGTGGGCCGTGCGGCCCGCACCGCCGTCGCCTCTGGCGAGAACCTGACCGGCCTCGAACAGTTCCGCCCCCTGCTGGCCGCGGACGCCGTCCAGGTGGTGCAGACCGGCAGCGTCTGGGGCATCACCCACTTCCTGCGCGTCGCCGTCCTGGCGCACGGCCAGGATCTGCCGGTCAGCCCGGTCGGCTACGAAGGCAACCCGCTCGCCCACGCCGCCGCTGCGGCACCCAACCATCTGGTCACCGAGGTGCAGGACACCTCCACCCCCGTGGGCCTCACGGTCGACCAGGTGATCGCGGACGACGGCATCGTCCTCGGTGACTCCCCCGGCCTCGGCATCTCGGTGGACGAAGCGGCCCTCGCGCGCCTGGACGGGACAGCCGGGTGGTCCCAGCCCGCCGGGCCGCACGTACGGCCGGTCGCCGCCGGTCTGCGTCTCGTGGCCGAGTCCGGCTCTGACGGCCGCCGCGCCCGTGCCGACGCCGAACGCCCGACGCGCGGCGGGCAGAGCGAGAGGGAGGCGTCCCCGTGA